Genomic window (Magnolia sinica isolate HGM2019 chromosome 6, MsV1, whole genome shotgun sequence):
AGATGAAATTTATGCATGTCAACTTTGTCATTCCATAGAACATCATGACGGAGTTTCAATTCTAGATAAAATAATTTTGGGGCAGCAAAACAAGGAGGGGAAATAGGAAGGTAAGTCGGATAAGGAAGCTTTGATTAAAGTGagagcccccccccccccaactttCTTAAGGAGAAAGTTTCCTCTTCAATCTTTCAATGACAACATCCCAAAGATGATTGGCCGGAGTGCCAATACAAAGAGGGAGACCTAAATAGGAGTAAGGGAAAGAGCTTGCTTTGCAATCGAACTCATCAGCCAACTCGGCGAGGGAATCATCAGAGATGTTTATACCCAACATTTTGCTCTTGGCAAGGTTAATCTTTAGACCAGAAATAGCGAGCCCTATGGACTTCCCTTTAGCTATCATTCTGTTGAGGCCATCTGAGGCGATAACGAAGAGAAAAGGCAAGAAGGGATCCCCTTGCTTGAGACCCATATAGGAGGAGAAtcccttagggtctgtttgggcggtgggattagatgggattaggtgggatgggattcatctggtcctgtgccaattccactccatgtttgggaagaagggaaaagcttggaattacattaaatggaattgcattgggtctcgtgccaatttcactcaatgttagcaagttgttgtaggtcccaccatgatgtgtgggctatgtccacaccgtccacccatttatcgagattattttagagcatgcgccaaaaaatcaggtaaatccaatgctcaagtggaccccaccatagaaaacaacggggattgaatacttaccattgaaaacttctttggggccacataagttttggatctacctcatttttaggcccatgccataaaatgaggttacaaaacaaatgaacaatttagatataacatgtgtgttattctcagtaatttcaaataatGGTGGGTATATGCATTCAATGTActaccgtattatcaacaaaggagAGCATTAATTTCGTCCCATGGCaagaggggacaatccctgccatgggtaataattatgtttttttaatcccatcccacctaatcccttctaatcccactgcccaaacagacccttaggggAAACATTCGCAAGAACAGAGGAGACATAAGAAATATAGGAATTGATCCATTTTCTCCATTTGTCTCCAAATCCAAATCTTCCTAAAAGATAGTCCAGATAACCCCAACCGACATGGTCAAAGGCCTTCTCAATATCTAGATTCAGACCAACCTCCCTCAACTTTCTCTATTATGGTAATCAATGCACTCATGGGCTAGTAGAGTGCAATTGATGATTTTCCTGTTAGCTAGAAAGGCACCTTgagctattaaaatgattttcgAGACCACATGCCTTATCCTAGAAGTCAACGTTGTTGCGAGAATCTCATAAGGGCCGCCTCGGAGACTAATAGGATGGAAATGCTTTAGGTTTGCAACACCTTTTATTTTAGGAATCAGGGTAATAAAGGAAAGTACCCATGGATTTTGAAAGCTTACTGGTAGAGAAAAATTCCATGTTATGAAATCAACAACATCTTTTTTGATTACTTCCTAGAAATCAACAAATTCCAGATGAACTTGTTAACACTGTACTAGTAGAAGAAAACACATTGAAACTCCCTTGTCATATGGTCAAATGCGCATGAGTCAATGACTCATGGAGTAGGGAACTTGGATCCCAAACATGCCATACTTGAGGTCACAAATGCAGTCGTAGGAGTGGAAATAGCTACAAAAGTGGTAGGAATAGATTGATTTTGTAGATTTGTCAGCAACTTGGAATGCTCTTCTTGAGTAAGCATAACCATCTCTCTAAAAATACGTGGTTGTTGATTTGTGGATGCAGAACTAACTGGACGAGTCCTATTGCTCTCTCCAATACGAGATATATGATTAGCCTATGCTGGCTTTCTATGAAGGTCCCAACATTTTTCAATagaaaattcataatttcataatGGGTGCATTTTCGAGGTGcatgacccttttttttttgggttagcttgttagtacacacccatgtcagtacacacactccaagttagccacccccactagggatcaataccaagacctcaagtgttgaaatgaggtatctccactcagtctgccagttgagctatggatctgggtgtaggtGCATGACCTCCTCCCACTTCACCATAACCTCCTTTATTACCTTTGCCACCACAATCGCCATCGTTGCCTCGACTGGTAAAAGATGCTAAAGCAGAGCTGGTATTGGCTCCTGCTTGTAGAGCTAAGAGATACACGTTGGAGGTGAGCATACACCTCATTCAGAGATGACACATTCTTAGCATCTAAAATCCATGCACAAACCTGTTCATTATTACATTTAAGATTGGATAAAAGCTTGGCCACATGAAACTCTTCTTGGTGTTGATGTTGCTTCTCTAAATCAATATTAAAGCTTTGGTACGCATTCAGTTCCTCCCACATTCCTTTAAGTTTTGAATAGTATTCATGCAGTGATTTATCTTgttagagctaggcatcgagtcgagttggaccgagttagggctgactcgactcgatccgattttgaaataggcatgacccaaactcgatccgactcgataccgagtctagcatgcctgactcgatccgagttcggtTTGGCCTGGATTGATCTGGACCGAGTCcgatccggtcagaagtacctagtcgggtcgagttggcagtgagtcggattgagagaagagggagggagggagggagtggagaggagagacaggaggaggagggtgatggtggtgggtggttgccgggcttggaagaggaagaggaggatgagggagggagtggagaggagagaggaggaggaggaggagggtgatggtggtgggtggttgccgggcttggaagaggaggaggatgagagagagagagagagagagagagagaggttgggatcgggtcggggtagggttagagagtcgggtcaagtcgggtttcggatcgagtcaagtctaatcgggatcgagtttcgggttgagttactgcgtaactcgaactcaactcggttcggaCCGACCCGCCCATTCTGTTTGGGTTGAGTTGGATGAGTTGAGTTAGCCGGATCGGGTCGTCCCGTGCCCACCTCTATATCTCGTTGTTAATGCTCAAATATTTCTTTAAATAATTGATAGGTACGAGTaatgttcgaagtatcagtatcgtTACAAGTTTTGTTGGTCAGGGAtatacagaaacaatattgatatcaccgataatatcgttgataaccgaaAATGCGGGGAACAtaggaaaaatggtggaattttcagcgaaactccAGAAGATATTAAAAtgaacatatttgcatatttagaaaaaaaaaaaaaaattgcaaaaagaacgcATACATAACAAGTTAACATTTAATGGggtcttaaaagcatgtgttgttgtaagaaatcagtcaaACCATCCCCTCTGCCCTATTTAGTCatctaaccttccatccaaacatccatcgatattgtaaaatatcaacaacacgtgatatttcaccaagaaatcatcaactattggaaaggaaatgaaagattgtcaTCTCAATATCTCGCATGTTGCGATTctataatatcgagatattatcaatattatcaatgacaaattgaacactacatacaaccatgtgcccatgaaaaaaaattgaaatacaaaattttctaataaacaaaaatttgatgatattaATACGCTGGCTATATTATTGAAATAgcgtcaatacacttatgatataagcgttacctagaatttacatagttgaaaatattgtcaatacattagtgatattgatgcattggcaatacaagcgacgccTAGAATTTATATtattgaaaatattgatgattacattaactacattgatacattggcgatacttggcgatacattgctaataattggaatttttgatactaccaacgttattggtatcgctgagctggagataaagataatatcagaaatatttcgataatatcggagataattcgaacactgggtaCGAGATATATTTTTGTTGGATGAATTTATCTCTCATAATGGTTCCCACACTTCCTTTGCAATATCCAAAAACATTACATCCACACTAATGGATTGTTCCATGCTTTTTCACAACCACGTCATAATCCAAGCATTCTCCTAGTCCTGTTGATCATATATATTAGCTTTCTCATCAGTCTTCTCAATGGTCAAATATTATTATAATTTGCTGTTGGCATTTAtaaatgtttggatggatttggacAACTGAAGGTAGTttgttccatttaatttaataGAGGTTATTTGCACCCTAAAAACTCAAATGGATTTATAAATCCAGTTCTTGAATCATTCTTCATCTTTATGGAAATAAGGGATTAGAATAAATACCGCAAGCTTATACGAACATCGGTTGACCTTTTGCGATAGATGAATACCTAACTTGCACTCTTCACAAGATATGCACACCACAACTTGAAGATAATAACCAGCCTGCATGTCTATACGTTTCAATCAATCACAAGGGTTGAcgatcatgaacatgacatcaagcAAAGGCaatcagcccacaagtccatatGGGGGACACGAGAGGTGATAATCACGAGCACACCATCCCCTTCTCACGCATGGACCGTTACGAAGGCCTGGCACAGCAAACAGAAAAGAAATCCTTGGTTTCTTAAAAGATTTTCAGCACAGGAAGGATGAGAGAGACCAAAAAATTTAGGATAGAAGAGAGAGATTGATTAAATTGGCAACAAggatgctttgataccatgttgaATCATAAATATTGAAGAGAGAAGAATATAGAAGAAAATACAAAGAAGAGAAAGTTGGGTGAAGAGAGGAAAAAGAGTTAGGGCTGGACATCACCTAAAAAATTATTGTCCTCAAATTGACTATGCAGTAGTATGTTGAACTTCTGTTGATTTCTAGCTGCAccatcaaatatttgttggatctGCCAAGAGTACAACAATGAACACACCAGCTAGCCTCTGCTATTGTGTGATCATTGGTTATGATGTTGTTGATATCTTTCGTCTTTAATGTTTTCAAATGTAACTTCTCATCCTTGTTGCCTATAGAATGGGCATAAAATGGATAATATAGTTACCAATAAAAAGAGTATAATGTCATTTTACTGGAAACCCTGTGCTCAAACCTTTCACTGTTGGAGACCATCCTACTGTGCTTCTGTGCTCCCTAAAGCAACATGAGAGGGAAAGTGGTGCATTGCCCCTGATATGCCAAAAGGAATAATTGCACTCGTGTTGCCTGGAGGCTTCCGAAATTGGAATTTAAGCAAAGGGTGGAGAATGTAGCTTACAGAAGGAAGTCCAAACTATTAAGAGAACCACGATCCATAGTTTCAGGAAGAAGCAGATGATAAGACATCAAGTGTTAGAAGACCTGCAAGCGGATTTGTTCCTCTCATTAGTCAATCATCATGgagttgttttcattttaatagtGCAGGTCTCTTGTATATATTGCTGACATAACAGGTATGCAAATGAATGCCACTTCTGATGaatttataaatgaaaattttcagtcATGTACATAGTGCCTATCACAGCTGTCACTCATACAGGCAGTCTCTTCTAAAAGTTATACTTACACCATTATCCTCTCCATGCTATTTACAGTTCCTCGGAACTTCAGATTGCTAGAAGAGCTCGAGCGTGGAGAAAAGGGCATTGGAGATGGCACTGTTAGCTATGGGATGGATGACGGTGATGATATCTACATGCGTTCCTGGACAGGCACAATAATTGGGCCGCACAATGTGAGAAAATTAGTTTGTAACTCGGTTTTGACTACATTTAAATTTCCTgctaaccattttttttttcattccattACTGTGCAGTCTGTGCATGAAGGCCGCATATTTCAGCTGAAATTATTCTGTGACAAGGATTATCCTGAGAAACCTCCTAGTGTTAGGTTCCACTCACGAATTAACATGACGTGCGTTAATCACGAGACTGGAGTGGTAAGACTGGAATGGAACTCTAGGAGCTTGTTAGGAGGGTCTAatttaagggggtgtttgggTGTACAGCTGAATTGCTGTTGGCAGTGTTTTCATGATAGGCAAGATAGGCTTGTTTTTTCTGGGGCAGCACGGAAAATGGGGCCCCCATTATGAAGGATTCCTTTTCCCATTTTTCTATCCCATTGACCTTGAGAAGTGGGAACACCCAAACGCGCCCTTAAAGCATTAATTGTGGGGACTAACCGAGTTGAGTTTGAATGACGAGTATGCAGGTAGAACCGAAGAAATTCAGCATGCTGGCAAACTGGCAGCGAGAATACACAATGGAAGATATCTTGACACAGCTGAAGAAGGAAATGGCAGCACCCCACAACCGGAAATTGGTTCAGCCCCCAGAAGGTACTTTCTTCTAGGTTCATTGGTTCCCACTTTTATGGCCTCATTTGATGGAGTGCAGTGAGTGGTGCATGTTAATCAGTACAAAGTTGTGTGTGAAAATGATTTGGTTGATTCATTGTGCTGGCgaggaaacaaaagattggaCCAAAGGGACAAAAGTGCATGGGTATTTTGACAAGTTGACGTAATTTGTTGCTAGTATTGTATTTCATGTTGGTGTTCTTAAGATATAGTCTTTTCTTAAGATATTAGTCTTTGAATGATCAAGGAAACTTCCCGAAAGAACGTGTCCTTTCGTATATCTATATACAAATCTTCTCCTGAGTAAGAAAATTCCCTTGGTGATAATTAAAGCACCTTGCAAGAGAGAAGACATTGCTGGCTCTAAATACCCAGCATGAGATcgatgtaaaaataaaaataaaacaaaataaacagACCCATGGATTGAAAACTATTTTAGCAAACTAGTTTGTCAGTTTAAGGTGATGTCTATCTTAATTTCATAGACAATATAGTGAGAGTTTTGAACCATCCAAATCAAACAGAAGGGTTATGGGATGGCCCACTGCCTAGCATCTGCTAGACTTGTTGCTGCGAGAACTTTGATTGCAGTTTTGATTTTATCATGATGTTTCATTGAGTAGTTTTATGGCTTTTGTTTTAAGAACTTCCTGTTCACCGAGTGAGAGGCATAGTCTAGCAGGGTtgtctttagggcctgtttggacataCCCTCAAAAGGGTGTTTGATGCGTAAACAGCGTCTTGACCCAAACTGCAGTTTGCATTGTGTTCGGGTGATCTCTTGCAAGACCCATCTTACTCCCGCTCGACGATAAAATGTGTTAGCTTGAAAGGTGACTTGACGAATTGGATTCATTTAATCAACCCAAAATGCACGTGTGAGAGAACCCTTATGCAGAAACCTCCTTTTGTGAAACTGTATCGAAACAGGCCCTTATTTAATTGTGCAAGACCTGTCAGACAGAATTTGCAAGTAGAATCACCTTGAAGATGGATTGGAACGTGAAATATAAAAtacttaaaaataattaaatgggCCTTAAATGATTGCACAATCTCTTATGTTAGATAAATTGACGCCCTCGAAGGGCCCATTTAATgttgtttaaaaaataattttggtTATTCTAATTTCTAgaataaattaattaatcatTAAGCATTTGTTTATTAGTGGTGGGCATTAATTGCTTATTAAGAATcaattaacaaaaataaaaaataaaaatctattgcAACTTGGAGACGTTTTCTAGAGCGTTTTTGCACTAAATGGGCATTCCTCATTTGTGAGGGTCCAAATGTGTGTCAGATCAATGTGCCTATGGCACATGTGATGATTCTTTCCATCAGTAATCtggctttttttttatttttattttttatttttatttttaaattttatttattattttattttatatccatctattttttaaggaATAGATGGAATGGTTACGATTACCTAAGAGAAGTGCATCTTTAGAATCATAatcaatccatgatgggccccaacaaatagatggatcaaattgtgtTGATAGAACTTGTGTTTATATAAGCGATCTTCATCATCCATTTTAGAGGCCGAATATCTTATTGTCAAGATTATCAAATAAGTGTGATTTTTCATTGTAGCCCATGGCATGTGTGAGCTATAGGACGGCCCAGATTGGTCAAACAGACTTAAGTGTACCAATGCACCTAGCCACGCTGTAACTTATAGTGATCAAAGGGACTTGGATCATCACTCAAATAAAATAGGCAAGATGGTTTTGATTTTACAATTTTCACCATGTGATGTCTGACCTGACTTGAATCTAATACCGTTTGTCAAATCCAAAACCGTTTATGTTTGAAGTTGGCCGTCTCGGGCTGGGCCAGGATGTTGGCACTTTGTTCAGCCCATCAATGGTTTATATTTTCAGGCACATGACGTGCCCAGGCGGTGGCTTACCAGTTTGTTTTTTATCATCCTCAGCCTACCGTTGGCTGTACTAATACGTCGTGATGATCACGAATTTTGGTGTCCCACTGTAAAATCACTACAAAAGCGGATTGCCTGAAGCACCCGCCCTGGTGGCACCATCTGTGCCCCAGCgtgatgtccatccgttttggctgctcattttagggcatgagcccaaaaatgaggcagatccaaagctcaagcggaccgcACCACTGGAAACACCAGGTAGAATGGCGCCCACtgagttgaaatcttcctgggcccaccgtgatgtttatttgccatccaacctgttcaaaaggtcatatagacctagatgaagtgaaaacacaaatatcagcttgatccaaaacttctgtgggccttaagacattttcaatggtagacgttcaatccccaccgttttctttggtgtggtccaattgaactttggacctgcttcatttttgggctcagctAGTAAAACGAGCTGGCCAAATAGAAGCACGTGGATAAAACAGaatcgcggtgggccccacggagtcgTGCCAGGGTGCTGctggcaatccgcttccaaactcTTTCATGACACCTGAGATCAGTCTAAAACTGCACATGGTTTCATGACACACCTTAGATCAGGACCGCATATCTacagctgaaaattgaactaatCTGATAAAATCTTAATCGTCCATACAGTGGGCCGTAGCTTCAACATTGATTTGCCAAAATGAGTGGGCCTGAACTAATCTGA
Coding sequences:
- the LOC131248722 gene encoding ubiquitin-conjugating enzyme E2 variant 1D; this translates as MTIGSGGSSVVVPRNFRLLEELERGEKGIGDGTVSYGMDDGDDIYMRSWTGTIIGPHNSVHEGRIFQLKLFCDKDYPEKPPSVRFHSRINMTCVNHETGVVEPKKFSMLANWQREYTMEDILTQLKKEMAAPHNRKLVQPPEGTFF